Proteins co-encoded in one Bubalus bubalis isolate 160015118507 breed Murrah chromosome 7, NDDB_SH_1, whole genome shotgun sequence genomic window:
- the LOC102398050 gene encoding RE1-silencing transcription factor has product MATQVMGQSSGGGGLFTGSGTMGMALPNDMYDLPDLSRAELAAPQLIMLANVALTGEVNGGCCDYLVGEERQMAELMPVGDSNFSDSDGEGLEESPEVKGEPSGLENMELESLELNVVQPRPVFEVAAASETYSSNKDVPQETPVAEDKCKNLKSKPFRCKPCQYEAESEEQFVHHIRVHSAKKFFVEESAEKQAKARESGSSTGEEGDFSKGPIRCDRCGYNTNRYDHYTAHLKHHTRAGDNERVYKCIICTYTTVSEYHWRKHLRNHFPRKVYTCGKCNYFSDRKNNYVQHVRTHTGERPYKCELCPYSSSQKTHLTRHMRTHSGEKPFKCDQCSYVASNQHEVTRHARQVHNGPKPLNCPHCDYKTADRSNFKKHVELHVNPRQFNCPVCDYAASKKCNLQYHFKSKHPTCPNKTMDVSKVKLKKTKKREADLPDNKLTSEKTETEQTKGKGDVTGKKNERSVKAEKKDNVSKEKKPCSNASSQVTTRTRKSAMEAKEVDVSPGNNSEKSCKSKKSKRKVEAEAHSLQEPVNDEEPVTKKKRKAESKSKNSQEVPKGDSKVEENKKQNICVKNSTKKKTVRSKSCKKSSQPAQRRPTQMESAQVGCVQTEPRPPPSPPPPAPMGCGEVEVVQKGPVPMEPSPAMEPVQVTPVQMEPSPPLPPPPPEPAQVGSVQVEPPPSPLPVGAAEIEVVQKGPVETEPPPPMEPIPRRSPRKDNRKEKSSMLSEMARKEQVLIEVGLVPVKDKQLLKESAGAQDLFPPSPPLPKESLKGEESKDQNLFPAGEGNKEAPLEKVEAEEADKSLAGVAAVIKESANTSSSEENLNMPEGETSEDKHQAEAVLCEMEMDTDEKKAENIPSRDLAVEEPVSPPLPALPLEKHEAVSTTAVASPPVTVAVNESQEMDEDEGIHSHDGSDLSDNTSEDSDDSGLNGARPVPQETSGKDGKDALAVKVAEGDFVCIFCDRSFRKEKDYSKHLNRHLVNVYFLEKAAQGQE; this is encoded by the exons ATGGCCACCCAGGTAATGGGGCAGTCTTCCGGAGGAGGAGGGCTGTTCACCGGCAGTGGCACCATGGGCATGGCCTTGCCAAACGACATGTATGACTTGCCTGATCTCTCTCGAGCTGAACTGGCTGCGCCTCAGCTCATCATGTTGGCAAACGTGGCCTTAACTGGGGAAGTAAATGGCGGCTGCTGTGATTACCTGGTTGGCGAAGAAAGACAGATGGCAGAATTGATGCCTGTTGGGGATAGCAACTTCTCAGATAGTGATGGAGAAGGACTTGAGGAGTCTCCTGAGGTGAAAGGCGAACCCAGTGGGCTGGAGAACATGGAACTGGAAAGTTTGGAACTCAATGTTGTGCAGCCACGGCCTGTGTTTGAGGTAGCAGCTGCCTCAGAAACGTACAGCTCAAATAAAGACGTTCCTCAGGAAACACCCGTAGCAGAGGACAAGTGCAAGAACTTGAAGAGCAAACCCTTCCGCTGTAAACCATGCCAGTATGAAGCAGAATCTGAAGAGCAGTTTGTGCATCACATCCGAGTTCATAGCGCCAAGAAATTTTTTGTGGAGGAAAGTGCCGAGAAGCAAGCAAAAGCCAGGGAATCCGGCTCTTCTACTGGGGAAGAGGGCGATTTCTCCAAGGGCCCCATCCGCTGTGACCGCTGTGGCTACAATACCAATCGCTATGATCACTATACTGCTCACCTGAAACATCACACCCGAGCCGGGGACAATGAGCGAGTCTACAAGTGTATCATATGCACGTACACCACAGTGAGTGAATATCACTGGAGGAAACACCTGAGAAACCATTTTCCAAGGAAAGTTTACACATGTGGAAAATGCAACTATTTTTCAGACAGAAAAAACAATTATGTTCAGCATGTTCGAACTCATACAG GTGAACGTCCATATAAATGTGAACTTTGTCCTTACTCAAGTTCTCAGAAGACTCATTTAACCAGACATATGCGTACTCATTCAG GTGAGAAGCCATTTAAGTGTGACCAGTGCAGTTATGTGGCCTCTAATCAACATGAAGTAACCCGCCACGCAAGACAGGTTCACAATGGGCCTAAACCTCTTAACTGCCCACACTGTGACTACAAAACAGCAGACAGAAGTAACTTCAAAAAACACGTGGAGCTCCATGTTAATCCACGGCAGTTCAACTGCCCTGTATGTGACTATGCAGCTTCCAAGAAGTGTAATCTGCAGTATCATTTCAAATCTAAGCATCCTACTTGTCCTAATAAAACCATGGATGTCTCAAAGGTGAAACTAAAGAAAACCAAGAAGCGAGAGGCTGACTTGCCTGATAACAAACTcaccagtgagaaaacagaaacagagcagACCAAAGGAAAGGGGGATGTGACTGGGAAGAAAAACGAGAGGTCTGTAAAAGCGGAGAAGAAAGATAAtgtttcaaaggagaaaaagccTTGTAGTAATGCCTCAAGCCAAGTGACCACCAGAACGCGCAAATCGGCCATGGAAGCTAAAGAAGTGGATGTGTCCCCGGGAAACAATTCAGAAAAAAGCTGCAAaagcaagaaaagcaaaaggaaagtgGAAGCTGAAGCCCATTCCTTACAAGAGCCTGTTAATGATGAGGAACCtgtgacaaaaaagaaaaggaaggcagaaagCAAATCCAAAAATAGTCAGGAAGTGCCAAAGGGTGACAGCAAAGTAGAggagaataaaaagcaaaacatttgcgtgaaaaacagtacaaagaagaaaactgtgagaagtaaatcATGTAAGAAAAGCAGCCAGCCTGCTCAGAGGCGGCCCACTCAGATGGAGTCTGCTCAGGTGGGGTGTGTTCAGACGGAGCCGCggccgcctccttctcctccccctcccgcTCCCATGGGGTGTGGTGAGGTCGAGGTTGTCCAGAAGGGGCCTGTTCCCATGGAGCCATCTCCTGCCATGGAGCCTGTTCAGGTGACCCCTGTTCAGATggagccttctcctcctcttcctcctcctcccccagagcCTGCTCAGGTGGGATCTGTTCAGGTAGAGCCTCCTCCCTCGCCTCTCCCTGTGGGGGCTGCTGAGATCGAGGTTGTTCAGAAGGGGCCTGTTGAGACAGAGCCTCCTCCTCCCATGGAGCCGATCCCCAGAAGGTCTCCTCGAAAAGATAATAGAAAGGAAAAGTCCAGCATGCTGAGTGAAATGGCACGGAAGGAGCAAGTCCTTATTGAGGTTGGCTTAGTGCCTGTTAAAGACAAGCAGCTTCTAAAAGAAAGTGCCGGTGCACAGGATCTcttcccaccatcaccacccctgCCAAAGGAAAGCTTAAAGGGGGAAGAATCGAAAGACCAAAATTTGTTCCCTGCAGGCGAAGGAAATAAAGAAGCCCCTcttgaaaaagtggaagcagaagAGGCAGATAAGAGTCTGGCTGGTGTTGCTGCTGTTATCAAGGAATCTGCCAACACTTCATCCTCTGAAGAAAACTTGAATATGCCAGAGGGTGAAACTTCAGAGGATAAACATCAAGCTGAAGCTGtgctctgtgaaatggagatggaCACTGAtgagaagaaagcagagaataTCCCCAGCAGAGACTTGGCAGTTGAAGAACCAGTTTCACCACCACTTCCTGCTCTACCGCTAGAAAAACATGAAGCCGTGTCCACAACTGCTGTGGCCTCACCTCCTGTCACCGTGGCAGTAAATGAGTCTCAGGAAATGGATGAAGACGAAGGCATCCACAGTCATGATGGAAGTGACCTAAGTGACAACACGTCAGAGGACAGTGATGATTCTGGATTGAACGGTGCTCGGCCAGTTCCACAAGAGACcagtgggaaagatggaaaggatGCCTTGGCTGTCAAAGTGGCCGAGGGAGATTTCGTTTGTATCTTCTGTGATCGTTCTTTTCGAAAGGAAAAGGATTACAGCAAACACCTCAATCGCCATTTGGTTAATGTATACTTCCTTGAAAAGGCAGCTCAAGGGCAGGAGTAA